The Candidatus Eisenbacteria bacterium genome contains the following window.
AACGACGCCTCCCATGCTCGCGCCGACGAGCGCGAGATCCCGCTCCGGGGGAATCGCGCCCGCCACCTCCTCGAGAAGCGCCTCGACGACGAAGGAATTCCTTTGCATGTAATCGGTCGCCGAGGCGAAGTTCAGGACGACCGCGTCGAACCCCTCGGCGCGCAAGGTCTCCACGAGGTTCTGCTGGTTGAGGAGCGCATACAGCTCGTCCCAGTCCATCGTGTCGTCGAGATCGAAACCCTCGATGACCACGACCGGGTTCGTGAGCTCCGTGTGAAGATCGCTGAGGTAGACGTACGCCTCCCCGGTCCCGAACTCGCCGAGATACGGCTCGGTCGCGGTGATCGCAAGCGTATCGTCGGGATTCGGCGTCTCTAGCGCGCGCACATCGAAGCGGAAGGCCGCGTGACGGTCGGCCTCGTCCGCATCGACGGCGCGGAGGCGGATCGTCTTCATTCCCGGGACGCCGTATCGGACGAGCACCGGCTCGCCGATGCGGACGCTCCGAAACCCTCGGCCGTCCTCGAAGTCGATCTCGATCCGTTCGGGCGCGCCGCTCGGGGCAAGATAGCGTTCCTCGTCGAGAACGAAGCGGACTTCGCCGCCGCGGGTTGTGTGCTCCTTCATCGCCGCCGCGGCGAAGACGACCGTCTCGTCTTTCACCCCGCCGGCCGGGATCCGCGCGTCGAGAACGGCGATCGGGACGAGGCCGCTCCTCGCCCTCGCGTTCGCCGAGAGGCGAATCGCTTTCGCGTCGGGAAGAGCCGCCCTCTCTCCGAGCGACCGTCTCGCCTCATGAACCGCCTGCCGCCAGCGCGCCGCCCCGACGGCCGGCGCTTGAGGGGTTCCGTCCAGCTCCTCGATTCGGGCCGGAGAGAGCCCTTCCTGTAGGAGCTTTGAGTCGTCGGCGACCGAAGGAGCGTGGACAAGCAAGAAAACGAGAAAGCAAGGGATCGGCCGAAGGAGTTTCATGACGACACCTCGCGCGCGGAGAGCGGCGCGGCAACACAGGCGAAACTACCTGTTTGAGTCTATTGTATCATGCAGGGGCGACCGAGGGGAGACCGAATTGGCGCGCGGCTCTGCGGAGGGCGACCGCGCGGCATCGACGCTCGCCGACGCGCGCGGCGCTCATTCTCTCTCGAGAAGAACGGAGTACTCCTTCACGACCGCCTCGCCCCTTCCCCACCACATTTCCGTTCCAAGCTCGACGATCGACAGATAAACGTCCGGGGAAACGTATCCGTTCGTCTCGAGGTAGCGCAAGAACTCGAGAAGATTCGTCCGGCCGCTCGGCCGAGGCTCGTGCGCGGCGAAGAGGAGAAGCGGCACGCCGTTCTCGAACTGCTGCACGTGGAAATCATAATCGGCTCCGTCGATCGAAACCGATCCGACCTTTCCGCTTACGACCGGGATGCTCCCGTCCAGCCAAATCATGATTTCGTTCGTGCGCTCGTTCTGATGCGGCGTGTCGTCTTCCGTGAGCCAGAGATCGAAGGCGAGGTTGTAGAGGCCGTCGGCCGCGACAGCGACTTGGTGCTCGACGAGGAGCGTCGAGAGGTCCCCGACCCGCACGGGGAGCTGCTTCGAGGTCGCAACCCGCGTCCAAGGATTCGTTCCGAAGGCGATCTGCGGAAATCCCTTCACGTAGGGACGCCGCGTGCGAACCTCCCAACGCCACGAGGCAGGAAAGCCCGCGCTGCCGATCGCGACGCACTGCGCGTAGACGTCCCCTTCCTCGAGTCGGGATTCACCGTGCTTGTTGTTCGTCACCGCGTACGCGCCGATCCGAAGATAGGCGTTCTTCTCGCAGGTCGCCGTCCCCTGACCCGGAGGAGCGGGAACGTTCGTCGTGTTCCTGCCCGCATCCGGATCGAACTGCTCGGTGGGCCCCGGGGTTTCCGGTTCCGGCGGAAGATCCCCGAGAACCGGCAGCGTCTCCTCTCCGCCGCAACCGGCGCCTGCGGCGAGGAGACCTGCCAACGCCATCGAACCGATGATCGAAAGAAGCTTCACGTCCTACCCCCTTCTTCTTGTCGGGTCGGGGGGAATTCCCGTCCTCCGTCTCCTATGATATATCCCCTCGACTCGATTCGATGCCATACGGTTTCCGACGGCGGCTGCGAGAGGCCGAGGATCCCGCCGCGCTTCCGAGAAGGTTCCTCGGCAAAAGCCGTCAGCACTCCGCCTTCGGGGGGCGGGTCATCAGCCGATCGATCGCTCGGGAGGGGGTGATGCCTTCGAAGAGAATGCGGTTCACCGCTTCCGTGATCGGCATCTCGACGCCGGTGCGCGCGGCCAGCGCGATCACGCTCGCGGTCGTCGCGACGCCTTCGACGACGGAGCGCGTCGCGGCGAGCGCCTCTTCGACCGTCCGGCCTCGCCCGATCGCCTCGCCGAAAGAACGGTTCCGTCCGACCAGCGAGATGCACGTCGTGACCAAGTCGCCGACGCCGGCCAAACCGGCAAAGGTCGCGGGGAGCGCGCCGAGCGCGAGGCCGAGCCTCGTGATCTCCGCGAGCCCGCGCGTGAGGAGGGCAGCCTTCGCGTTGCAGCCGCTTCCCATTCCGTCGAGGATGCCGGCCGCGATGGCGATGACGTTCTTCGTCGCGCCAGCGAGCTCGACGCCGACGAGGTCCGGATTCGTGTACACGCGGAAATACGGGCGGGCGATAAGCGCTTGCACGCGCTCAGCCAGCGCGGTGTTCGCCGACGCGGCCGCCACCGTGGCCGGAAGGCGCGCCGCGATCTCGGGCGCGATCGACGGCCCGGAGAGGACCGCGACTCGATCGTCGGAACAATCGAGAACCTCGCGAAGAATCTGGCTCGGCCTCTGGAGAGTTCCATTCTCGATCCCCTTGGCGACCGAGAAGACAGGCATGTCTCGCGGAAAGCGATTCGCGAGCCGTGTCCAAACGGCACGAATGAACTGAGTGGGGACCGCCGACAAGGCGACGTCGGCTCCCGCGAACGCCCTCTCCTCCTCTCCCGTCACCTCGATCTTCTCGGGAAGCGGAACGCCCGGAAGGAAGCGGACGTTCTCCCGCTTGGCGGCCGTCTCCGCCGCCTGCTCCGGGAAGGCGGACCAGATTCGAACCTCATGACCGTTCTCGGCGAGCAAGAGGGCGCACACCGTCCCCATCGCCCCGTCGCCGATCACGGCGATCGACTGCTTCATGAGCGGGAGATTACCGGAAGACCGCGCCGGGGTCTATCGTTCGATCTTGCGAGAAGACCTGCTATACTCTCCCCGAAGAGACGCCGGGACCGCGAGGGGCTCCCGCGGACGGCGAGGGCGTGCCGGCCCCGCGACCCGCGGAGACGCCGGGAAGAAGAGGAATTCTCGACGAGATCGAGACCCCGAGGGACAACGAACATGCCGCCGACGAATGACGATCGGACGCCGCTCGGGCTTCCCCCGCAAGTCGACGTCCAGCCGGGATTCTTCATCCCCCGAATGATGTTCTTCACGAAGGGGGTGGGAAGGAGCAAGGAACGGCTCTCCGCGTTCGAGACGACCCTTCGCGACGCGGGAATCGAGCGGTTCAATCTTGTTCATGTCTCCAGCATCTTCCCGCCCGCGTGCAAGCGGATCTCCCGCGAGGAAGGACTCCGGCTCATCGCGCCGGGCCAGGTCGTGTTTTGCGTCATGGCGCGCAATGAAACGAACGAGCCGAACCGGCTTCTCGCGGCGTCGATCGGCCTCGCTCTTCCGGCCGAGCCGCAGAAGATGTACGGCTACCTCTCCGAACACCATTCCTTCGGCGAGACGGAGACGAAGGCGGGGGACTACGCGGAGGATCTCGCGGCAACGATGCTCGCCTCGACCCTCGGCGTCGACTTCAACCCCGACACCGCGTGGGACGAACGCGAGAAGATCTTCAAGATGTCGGGGAAGATCGTCCGAACGACGAACACCACCCAATCCGCGATCGGAGACAAGAACGGCCTCTGGACGTGCGTGCTCGCGGCCGCGGTCTTCATCCTCTGAATCGGAAACGGCGACAGGCACCTCGTGGCCTTGACCATGCGCGGGTTTCCTAACGCGGCCGCGATCCGCGGCTTCGCGACGAAACCACGTGCATCATCCAGGATTGGAAGATCGCGTCTGTCGCAGCTGCCTCAGAAATAGAAGATCTGGTACTGGAGCGCGACGGCCGTCCTCTTCGGCTTGGCAGTTTCTTCCTTGGGCGCATCGTAGCTTCGATGGTCCACAGCTAGCTTCAAGGCGGATCGATGCCCGTCCAGGTATCCGCCGACGCCGAACTGTAGGTTTGTTTCGTCGCTTCTCAACTCGCTGTCGTAGTCGCGCACGGCGGCTTGCGCCCACACGCTCAACCGGTTCTTCAGAAAGGTCAGTCCGGCTTCCGCCAGATACGTGGTCTGCTTCGGCAGATCCGGAAGAAGATCTCCTCCGTCGTACGAAGAGACATCCGTCTGGAGGGTCAGGCACGATCCCTCCGCGAGGGGCATCTCCGCGTAGATGTCGCCGTGGATGTTGCGGCAGTCCTTCTGCGCGTCGACCGCCGCGCCGAGACTGAGAACCTTGGTCTTACCGAACCTGTTGCCGGCGTAGAAGAAACTATGGCTCGCGGTCTTGAATGGGTGAAGCGATATGCGGCCCGTCGTGCGCAGAGGGTTGACGTTTCCTCGCCCCCGCACGCCCTGAAAGACCCCCAGACGGTATTCGACGAGCTTCCCCGCGATCACGCCCCGCGCCTGAAGCCCGGTGTCGCGGCCCACCTTCTCCTGCATGGGGCCGCTCTCGACGAACGTGTAGGGTCCGTAGTCCAGGACGAGATGGGTCGCGGCCGACTGAAGGTGATTGTAGCTCGTGGGCACGAGGATGAGTCCCCCGTCGAGACGGATTCCATTGTTCACCAGGGCGGTGACAACAAGATCCTGCAGATACTGCCCGCCGTAGCTCTTGACGGAGTCCTGCTCCGGGATTCCCCGAGACCCGGACTGTCCGTGTCGAGGAAGAAGCCCATGCGCGGGTGGACCTCTCCTCCGAGAAGGATGCGCGCCCGCCGGACGTGGCCCACATGCTCGCGGCATCGGGGGTGCGCTGCGCCGCGCTGACCGATCACGACACGAGCAAGGGATTGCTCCGTTTCCGCGAGGCGCTCTACCTGCACGACATCGAGGTCGTCTCCGGCATCGAGCTGACCGCCTCTCATCCCTTGGGAGAAGTTCATCTCCTCGCGCTCGGCTTCCCTTTCACCGGCTCCAACCCGTTCGAGGATTCGCTCCGCGCGGGGCCTCGATTCCGGTCCGGGTATTTCCCCTTCATGCGAGGCGGGAACTCGGCGCCGCCCGAGCGAGCGGAATCGCTCATCCAGCGCGCGCATCGGATGGGGGCTGTTGTCTTCCTGGCTCACCCGCTTCAGCCGAACGGGGACTACGCGCGCTTGGAGCACTTGCTGCATGACCTGCGGCTCGCCGGCCTGGACGGCATCGAGGCGTTCTACAAACCGTATCCACAAGAAGAGAGAGAGCGGCTCGCTGCGCTGGCCGATCGCTACGATCTCCTGGTCACCGCCGGCAGCGATTTCCACGGCGACGGCGTTCTCGGCTCGCCCGAGCCTGGGTGCGCGATGCCGTGGGGCCATTGGGAGCGTTTCCGCCGGGCTCTCTCCATCCCGCTTCAGGATCCGATCGGAACGGAGGACAACCCATGACGGCCGGAATGAGAAGACCGGGGCCCCATCTCCGATTCAGCCTTCGCGTCGTCCTCCCGACCGTGCTTGCCATCGGTCTCTTCGTGGTGACGATCTTCTTCGTGATCGTCCCGGCTTACGAAAGACAGATTCTCGATCGCAAGGAGGAGATGCTGAGGGAGCTGACGCAGTCGGCGGTCAGCATCCTCGCGGAATACGAGCGAGAGGAACGCGCCGGCGCTTTGGACCGGGCCGAGGCGCAGCGCGAGGCGATCACGCGTTTGCGTTATCTCCGTTAAGGGGAAGAAGGGAAGGACTATTTCTGGGTCACGGACATGCATCCGGTCATGGTCATGCACCCCTATCGCCCGGACCTCGAGGGACAAGACCCGAGCGAGTTCGCGGATCCCGGCGGGAAGCGGCTTTTCACAGAGATGGCGCTCCGAGCGAAGACGGACGGATCGGGATTCGTCGAGTATGTCTGGCAGTGGAAAGACGATCCGGAACGCGTCGTGCCGAAGCTCTCGCACATCCGGGCCTTCAATCCCTGGGGCTGGGTCGTGGGAACCGGGATCTACCTGGAAGACGTCGGCCGGGAGATTGACCGCCTCACCGGACATCTCGTTCGCCTTTCTCTCGGCATCACCGCCGCGATGACCCTGCTCCTCTTGCTCATCCTGCAGCAGAGCCTTTCGATCGAGCGCGAGCGGAACCGGGCGGAGACTTCCTTGCTCGAATCGCGCGAGCGCTACCGCGCGCTCGTGGAGGCATCGACCGAAGGGATCGCGCTTCTCCGCTACGGGCGGATCGCTTTCGCGAACCCGACACTGATCGAAATCCTTGGACGCCCCGAAGCGGAAGTCCTGGGTCGCGAACCGCAGGAGTTCTTTGAGGAGCGAAAGGTTGACCCACGATCCGCTCTCCCGTCCCCCGAGCCTTCCGAGAACGAAGCGTCCGCTCCATCGGCCAGGGAAGGATGGATTCGACGCCCCGACGGAGAGCGCCGCGAGGTCGTGCTGACGGCGTCCAAGGCGAGGATTGAAGGAAGGGGCGCGACCATCCTCGCGGTCCGAGAGGTGAGCCCCCAAGCACAGGCAGAGAGGGAGCGCGAAGACCTGGCCGTCGAGCTCCAGGTGTCGCTGCAGTTCATGCTGGAACCCGTGAAGAAGTTCCTGCGCGAACCGCTCGCTTGCGAGCTGGGCGATACGATCCGGCGCGCCGCGGAGCGCATGCGCCGCGCGGAAATGAGCGCCATTCTCGTCCGAGCCGGCTCGGACGATTTCGTGGGCATCATCACCGACCGGGACCTCCGCGATCGCGTCGTGGCCGGCGGACTCGATCCCTCCGAGCCGGCGCGATGCATCATGAGCGCTCCTCTGCTCTCCTTCCCCGAGAGCGGCTTGGCGGGCGAGGCGCTTCTCTTCATGCTCGAACACCGCGTGCGCCATCTGCCCGTGCGCGACGCCTCCGGACGCATCGTGGGGCTGCTCAGAGACCGCGAGCTCGCCGCCTCGCAGAGGTTTTCTCCGGCCTCGATCACGCGCGGGATCCGGGAGGCGCGGTCTCCGGAAGAGATTCTCGAGCGGACCGCCCGCGTTCCCCGCCTCGTGACGGCTCTGATCGACACCGGCAGTCCGCCCCGCAGCATCAATCGCATCCTGACCGCCGTCTCGGACACGACGTTGGAGACTCTCGTCGCGATGGCGCTCGAGGAACTGGGGCCGCCCCCCGTTCCGTTCGCTTTCATCACGCTCGGCAGCGAGGGACGAGAAGAGCAGACTCTCGCCACGGACCAGGACAACGCCCTCATCTTCGAGGACCCGCCGGAGACGGATCGCGAGGCCACGCGAGCGTACTTCCTCCGTCTCGCAGAGCGCGTATGCGCCGACTTGGACCGGGTCGGATACGCCTTCTGCGAAGGCGGCAACATGGCGCGGAATCCGCGATGGAACCGGCCTCTCTCCGAGTGGGAAGATCTCTACCGCGGCTGGATCGAGAAACCGGAACCGCAAGAGCTTCTCGCGTTCAGCATCTTCTTCGATTTTCGACTGGCGTTCGGGAAGGCTGCGCTCACGCGCCGTCTCCGGGATCTCGTCGACGAAATCCTGCGGCAGAACGCGCCCTTCCTGCTGCACATGGCGCATCACGCAATGGAGTTCCGTCTCCCCGTGGGCGCCTTCGGGAGGCTCGTCACCGAGACGTCGAGCGAGCACGAGCGAATCTTCAACCTCAAGGAGGCGATGGCGCCGGTTGTGCACGTGGCGCGTCTCTATGCGCTCCGGCACGGCATCGAATCGACCAACACGCTCGAGCGCCTGCACCGCCTCCACAAGCTCGGGATTCTGCCCGGCCCGGATCACGATGAGATCGTGCAAGTCTACGAGTACTTGATGCGCCTTCGCCTGCACCGTCAGGCGGAGCTGATGCGGGAAGGCCACGCCCCGGTGAACCGCATTCCGCTCGAATCCCTGACGGATCTCGACCGCACCCTACTCAAGCAAGCTTCCGCGCGAATCTCGCTCCTTCTCAAACGGGTCGGGTTTGATTTCCTCGGTTCCGCGTGAGAAGCGAGACCAAGACAAGCGTCAGAAAGCTGATCGGCACAGAGATGATGGCCGGATTCCCGAACGGGATCGGCGCGCTCGCCTTGTCCAGCCCGTAGCGCTCGTACATGTCGGGCGACAGAAGAATGATGAACAGGGCGCTGATCGTTCCCATCGCGATCGACGCCACGATTCCTTGAGATGTGGTCTTTTTCCAGAAGAGCAGCATGACCACCGCGGGAAGGTTGGCCGAGGCCGCCACGGAGAACGCCCAACCGACAAGGAATGAGACGTTCATTCCTTTGAAGAGAATCCCGAGCACGATGGCGACGATGCCCACGCTGAAGGCTGCGATTCTCCCCGCGGCCACTTTCTGGCGATCGGTGTAGCCGCGGCCGAGAAACCGGTCCAAGAAATCGTGCGCTACCGCTCCCGAGGCGGCGACGATCAGACCGCTGACCGTGCCGAGAACCGTGGCGAAGGCGATCGCCGAGATGATCGCGAAGAGCAGAGTTCCGAAGGACCGGGCCAGAAGCGGCGCCGACATGTTGTCGTCGAGCAGGTTGACGACCCCGCCGGTCATCGCCCCGAGCCCCATGTACAGCGTCAGGATGTAGAAGAAGCCGATGGCCGCGATGGCCACGATCGTCGACTTGCGCGCCGCCTCCGGGCTCGGAACCGTGTAGTAGCGAATGAGAATGTGCGGGAGCGACGCGGTGCCCAGAAAGAGGGCCAGCATGAGAGACGCGAAGTTGACCTTCTCGGTCGTGGATTGATCGACTTTGAACTTGAGCCCGGGGCGAAGCACCCGGTTTCCTTCCACCGGCGTCGGATAGAAGACCGTCACCTGATCGCGGCCGTCCTCGAACTTCTCCTTCTTCCAGAGGTTGATCCGCGTCTGGGGATCTCCGATCCGAGAGAGAAAGGAGAACGGTCCGACGGGTCCGGTGCGAACCTCTTTGTCCTGCCGGCCCTGCAGGGACTGGATGTTTCCGACGGGGCGGAGCGTGTTCTCGGACGAAGCCGGCGCTCCGTTCACGATCCTCTCCCCGCCCGCGGTGACGGCCGTGTACTGGGCCTCCACAAGCTCGGCTCGATCCGCGCCGGCGGTTCTTTGGAACCACCACGAGACCGTTCCGTCGCGGGTGAGCTTCACGAACGTGTTCCCGTGCGACTCCGCGCGGCCGGCGAAGGCGTAGGCGCTGTCGCTCAGGACCGCGCCGCCGGGTCCTTCGGACAGGGTGAGGACGGCGGGCGCTCGAAAGGGAACCTGTTCGCCGGGATCCGGATTCGTGGTGAGCCCGCGCGTGAGGACCGCCGCGACGAGGATGACGGAAAAGACAATGAGCATGCCGCCCTTGATGAACTGCACATAGGTGGTCGATGTCATGCCCGCGGTGGCCACGATGGTGATCACGATGGCGCCGACGAGAATCACGCCCACGTGGTGGGGAAGCCCGAGGAGAGGAGTGACCAACACCCCCGCTCCCACCATCTGCGGAATAAGGTAAAAGATGGAAACCACCAAAGTGCTGATGGCGGCGGCGAGCTGAATCCCCCGCGAGTTGAAGCGCGCATCGAGGGCGTCGGTGAAAGTGTACTTCCCGAGACGCTTCATCGGTTCGGCCACCACGAAGAGAGCGACGACCCAGCCGGCCAGATACCCGATGGAATAGAGAAACCCATCGTACCCCGCCGTGGCGATCATCCCGCAGATGCCGAGAAACGAAGCTGCAGAGAGATAGTCCCCGGCGAACGCCACGCCGTTCACCGACCAGTGAATTCGGCCGCCGGCGGCGTAGTATCCGGCGGACGAGCGGGCGCGGCGAGCGAAGTAGAAGGAGAGGCCCAGAACAAGAGCAACAAATACGATAAAGGTTACGACGGCGAGGGGCTCCATCTACTCCTTCTCCTTGCTCGGCCTCGAGCGGTACACGGCATGTTCCTGCCAAGCACAGAATTGGTTGTAGATCAGCGCCATGACAAGAGCCAGGATGATGAGCCCGAATCCGTACACCACCGCGAGGTTCAGGCCGAAGATCACGGTCGTTTCCATGACGACGGGCTTGACCAAGTTGATGAGGACGAACCCGGCGTAGACCACCGCGTAGGGAATGAACATCCAGACTCCCAGCCTCATCTTGTAGCCGGCCGCGGGATCCGAGCTCGACCGAGTGGAAGGCTCGTGAAGCATCGCAATCTCCTCCGGAGTTCTGCAGGACGAAGTCCGTAAACGGGTGAGTATCCGGCCTTCCGGCCCCCGGGTCAATTCGAGTTCGCCGGCGCCGGGCGTTCCTTCCGAGGGCCTTGCTCGCATCGTCCCGGCGGATGCCGCGGCGACGTTCCCGGCCGCCTCTCCCCCGAGAACGCGGGGAGCCGTCCTTGACGCCGATTCCATCCGAGACGGAAGCCGAAGGAGCATGCTTTCGCCGTCAAGTGCGTCGTCACCGCTTCGCTTTCAGAAACGTCCCGTTCCGGAGTTCCTCGAACGCGCGACGCAGCTCTTCATGCGTGTTCATCACGATCGGGCCGTACCACGCGACCGGCTCTCTGAGCGGCCGGCCCGAAACCAGAAGAAATCGGATC
Protein-coding sequences here:
- a CDS encoding cation acetate symporter, whose amino-acid sequence is MEPLAVVTFIVFVALVLGLSFYFARRARSSAGYYAAGGRIHWSVNGVAFAGDYLSAASFLGICGMIATAGYDGFLYSIGYLAGWVVALFVVAEPMKRLGKYTFTDALDARFNSRGIQLAAAISTLVVSIFYLIPQMVGAGVLVTPLLGLPHHVGVILVGAIVITIVATAGMTSTTYVQFIKGGMLIVFSVILVAAVLTRGLTTNPDPGEQVPFRAPAVLTLSEGPGGAVLSDSAYAFAGRAESHGNTFVKLTRDGTVSWWFQRTAGADRAELVEAQYTAVTAGGERIVNGAPASSENTLRPVGNIQSLQGRQDKEVRTGPVGPFSFLSRIGDPQTRINLWKKEKFEDGRDQVTVFYPTPVEGNRVLRPGLKFKVDQSTTEKVNFASLMLALFLGTASLPHILIRYYTVPSPEAARKSTIVAIAAIGFFYILTLYMGLGAMTGGVVNLLDDNMSAPLLARSFGTLLFAIISAIAFATVLGTVSGLIVAASGAVAHDFLDRFLGRGYTDRQKVAAGRIAAFSVGIVAIVLGILFKGMNVSFLVGWAFSVAASANLPAVVMLLFWKKTTSQGIVASIAMGTISALFIILLSPDMYERYGLDKASAPIPFGNPAIISVPISFLTLVLVSLLTRNRGNQTRPV
- a CDS encoding cache domain-containing protein, translating into MHPVMVMHPYRPDLEGQDPSEFADPGGKRLFTEMALRAKTDGSGFVEYVWQWKDDPERVVPKLSHIRAFNPWGWVVGTGIYLEDVGREIDRLTGHLVRLSLGITAAMTLLLLLILQQSLSIERERNRAETSLLESRERYRALVEASTEGIALLRYGRIAFANPTLIEILGRPEAEVLGREPQEFFEERKVDPRSALPSPEPSENEASAPSAREGWIRRPDGERREVVLTASKARIEGRGATILAVREVSPQAQAEREREDLAVELQVSLQFMLEPVKKFLREPLACELGDTIRRAAERMRRAEMSAILVRAGSDDFVGIITDRDLRDRVVAGGLDPSEPARCIMSAPLLSFPESGLAGEALLFMLEHRVRHLPVRDASGRIVGLLRDRELAASQRFSPASITRGIREARSPEEILERTARVPRLVTALIDTGSPPRSINRILTAVSDTTLETLVAMALEELGPPPVPFAFITLGSEGREEQTLATDQDNALIFEDPPETDREATRAYFLRLAERVCADLDRVGYAFCEGGNMARNPRWNRPLSEWEDLYRGWIEKPEPQELLAFSIFFDFRLAFGKAALTRRLRDLVDEILRQNAPFLLHMAHHAMEFRLPVGAFGRLVTETSSEHERIFNLKEAMAPVVHVARLYALRHGIESTNTLERLHRLHKLGILPGPDHDEIVQVYEYLMRLRLHRQAELMREGHAPVNRIPLESLTDLDRTLLKQASARISLLLKRVGFDFLGSA
- a CDS encoding arginine decarboxylase, pyruvoyl-dependent, which translates into the protein MPPTNDDRTPLGLPPQVDVQPGFFIPRMMFFTKGVGRSKERLSAFETTLRDAGIERFNLVHVSSIFPPACKRISREEGLRLIAPGQVVFCVMARNETNEPNRLLAASIGLALPAEPQKMYGYLSEHHSFGETETKAGDYAEDLAATMLASTLGVDFNPDTAWDEREKIFKMSGKIVRTTNTTQSAIGDKNGLWTCVLAAAVFIL
- a CDS encoding PHP domain-containing protein produces the protein MDLSSEKDARPPDVAHMLAASGVRCAALTDHDTSKGLLRFREALYLHDIEVVSGIELTASHPLGEVHLLALGFPFTGSNPFEDSLRAGPRFRSGYFPFMRGGNSAPPERAESLIQRAHRMGAVVFLAHPLQPNGDYARLEHLLHDLRLAGLDGIEAFYKPYPQEERERLAALADRYDLLVTAGSDFHGDGVLGSPEPGCAMPWGHWERFRRALSIPLQDPIGTEDNP
- a CDS encoding DUF485 domain-containing protein produces the protein MLHEPSTRSSSDPAAGYKMRLGVWMFIPYAVVYAGFVLINLVKPVVMETTVIFGLNLAVVYGFGLIILALVMALIYNQFCAWQEHAVYRSRPSKEKE
- a CDS encoding NAD(P)-dependent glycerol-3-phosphate dehydrogenase yields the protein MKQSIAVIGDGAMGTVCALLLAENGHEVRIWSAFPEQAAETAAKRENVRFLPGVPLPEKIEVTGEEERAFAGADVALSAVPTQFIRAVWTRLANRFPRDMPVFSVAKGIENGTLQRPSQILREVLDCSDDRVAVLSGPSIAPEIAARLPATVAAASANTALAERVQALIARPYFRVYTNPDLVGVELAGATKNVIAIAAGILDGMGSGCNAKAALLTRGLAEITRLGLALGALPATFAGLAGVGDLVTTCISLVGRNRSFGEAIGRGRTVEEALAATRSVVEGVATTASVIALAARTGVEMPITEAVNRILFEGITPSRAIDRLMTRPPKAEC